Genomic window (Ctenopharyngodon idella isolate HZGC_01 chromosome 20, HZGC01, whole genome shotgun sequence):
ATGTTCAAAATGGATcttaaaattagaaatataaatatagatgtTCCTGTTCTGTCAAATCTAGAAACTACCACTATAAACTGCAAAGTAGAGGGTAAATATTTGCTGCAGTATATAGATATATCTTTGTTGGAAACGGTCTTCACTTACATCAACACCAAAACTGATtctttgttttcagagaatcAGAACTCATTTGTATTGTCAAAATAATCTATAAAAGCTAAACCTGACTGCATAATATATGACAGTACAGTGAATCTCTGCATGACCTCTGACCTTCCACCTCAGAACATCCTGTAAATATCAGCGTGGACAGAAGGTGACAGACAGTGAAGCACAGAAACAGGCTCAAGTTCACAATCTTTATGTTTCCAAATCAGTTTAAAACATCCCAGGATAAGAATCATTGCTACAAGCTTCTTTGAGGCCTGTTTAAAATTCACAAAGATTTACCATTTGTTTctcattttaactttttttaattaattttcaatAATTACCTCTAATTGGGGATTTTCAATTATGATATTCAATTATGTCTGGGTCatatttttaacccaaaatcaaaagggaaaaaaaataggaaATTATATTTCGCATAATTAAACTTTTTTCCATGAAAAAAAATTGGCATATTTCCCTTTTAAATGGTGATATAtttgtgaaataataataattttcttaaaacataaaaatctgaATGCTAGGatacattttctttatgcaaaataaattaaaacaatttcttattttattcttttaattttagggcaaaaaaaaaaaaaaaggatgcagGCATACACTacaggtcaaaagtttggaataattaaggtTTGTTAGTGGTTTTGAAATAAGTTTCTCATGCTCACctaagctgcatttatttgattaaaaatacagcaaaaactgtaatattgtgaaatattattacaatttaaaataactgttttctatgtgaatatacagtaaaatgtaatttattcctgtgttcaaagctgaattttcagcatcattactccagtcttcagtgtcacatgatccttcagaaatcattctaatatgctgatttgctgcttaaacattatcaattattattggtgctcaattattaataaaacgAATTCTTAAATTCAAGACATAATAAAAGTCTCTGCTTTcatttctgatcaatttaatgcatccatgctgaataaaaatattcactgatgactggagtaatgatgctgaaaattcagctctgatcacaggaataaattacattttaaaatatattcacatagaaaacaatcacttgaaattgtaataatatttcacaatattactgtttttattgtggaACTTTGGTGAGGATAAcagacttctttttaaaaagaaaaacatttaaaaaatcttaattattacaaacttttgaccagtagtgtatttattgaaataattcaagagattcatcCTAGTATGTACAGTAGAGGACCAAGAGTTTCTTTGTAACTTTGGAAAGAATATCTGTTTTATGTCTTGATATATTATAATAGGAATCATTTtgtataacaaaacaaaactttaatgtGCACAGAAAATGTCACAATGTTGAAGGCAATTGTTTATTTGACCATTACGTGTGTGCATACAGTAACCGTCAATATGACTACTGCTGAATAACaagatattgtgtgtgtgtcaataaTCACATCAGATGTACAGTATCACAATGAAAAGGATGCTGAAACTAATTCTAAATGTCAGAAAGTGATTGTTTTTCCTGAATGTTTCATGACAGGTGGACAGTCTATTCATGAAATATCCCACTGACCAAATGATACTTTATAAGCATGAATGATTATTGTAGTTCCTGCAGTTCTGATGCCATGGATGATGTTTTTTATGCTGCTAAAGGACATTTCAGTGGAAATATTGCTTACACAATAATCAGTGTCTGTAAACACTATGTTGCCTATGAAATTTGTGGCAATTTTATAATTTCAGGTTAGATGCCAAATATGTGTGTACAAACTGAATAAAACTCCTGTTCTTAATATGCATCAGTGCACATtatctttcatcaaaaaattTAATAACTTTCTCTGCCTCTTGCTGAAACCAATTTCCTTTCTTCCTTACTGTCACCTGGTCTGTGTGGACTAGTAACAAATGTTAACCAGTTAGCTATTTAGGCATTCATTCAGGTCTGGCTCTAAGTgctgatcaaaagtttggggtttgaaagattttttaatgtttttgaaaactcaacaaggctgcatttatttgatcaaaaatatagtaaaaattgtgaaatattattccaatttaaaataagctgttttctatgtgaatatatgttaaaatataatttatttctgtgatcaaagctgaattttcagcatcattactccagtcttcagtcacatgatccttcagaaatctttctaatatgctgatttgctgcttaaacatttctgattattatcgatgttgaaaacagcttcatatttttgtggaaaccgaggtcattataaatgtacagcattacaaatgtcacttttgatcaatttaatgcatccttgctgaataaaagtattcatttcttttaaaaaaaatcttatggaCCCCAAACACTTTACACTCACTTTTCATTATTTGATCAGATCCCAATGGAAAAGAATCACTTTTTTACCTGTTCACATTAATGTTTAAAGCGGTGCATGATGTCAGACTttcaatgtataaataaaaaacactgtcTTTAAAATACAACTAACAGCGATGAAGATGAGTGAGAAAATACCTGGTCTGCATTTCTAAACTGAACGAGACCTTCAAGACACTCACTATCAGTGACCTTTGCCACTTTATAACAGCTTGCTAATTATGAGCTACTTTTCCCTGCGGGAGTCATATCGCTGTCTGTATGCCAAACATGCTGCTCTTAAAGGATTAGGTCAcctcagaattaaaatttcctgataatttactcactcccatgtcatccaagatgtttatgtctttctttcttcagtcgaaaagaaatgaaggtttctgaggaaaacattccaggatttttctccatatagtggacttcactggggttcaacgggttgaaggtccaaatgtcagtttcactgcagcttcaaagagctctacacgatcccagacgaggaatacgggtcttatctagagaaacaatcggtcattttctaaaaaaataaaaatggaaaggtcacgcgtgacgtagacgGAAGTACTGCGgtccatctcattttcttctccaacttcaaaatttttgtaaagggtgtttgactcacattgtagacactggatcggtacttctgcctacgtcacgcgtgacctttccaacatgattacgtaatgcatgacgcatcacagagcagtgcaagatgagcatttgtgcttaaaaagtatatatatatttttttttttgagaaaatgaccgatggtttcgctagataagactcttattcctcgtctgggatcgtgtagagctctttgaagctgcactgaactgacatttggaccttcaacccgttgaaccccagtgaagtccactatatggagaaaaatcctggaatgttttcctcagaaaccttcatttcttttcggctgaagaaagaaagacatgaacatcttggatgacatgggggtgagtaaattatcaggaaattttaattctggtgtgaactaatcctttaaaggccCTTTCAGACCAAGGACAACTACAACGATAAccatattagcatccacaccagcgtACGATATCATTCTGGGATGAGTTTCCCGAAGCCAACTGTagtcgcaagttccgtcattaCCAACACAATTCAacagaacttgcgaccatagttggctaacgatgcttttgggaaacacacccctgtTATTCTAAGCATTGCTGCGGTTCATTGTTTAAGAATAATACATATAGAGcaattttggtcatttttttatttgttttcagcAGTTCTTCACTGGCAGGCACAGCATGTATGGCTCAGACTTTGGCTTTGGGATCATAGTTGTGTTTGATTTTTGTGAGCAGCCTGGATCTGATTGGCGCGTAGAGCCTGAGCGATGCAGTACTCACTATCCTGACCCACATGTGTCAGCCGAATGTCACACTCCACCAGACTGCTGTTGTGGGACATCCCTTCCTCCAGAAGCTTCCCGCCATCCTGTAGGAGAAACACACAGGAGATGTGACATTTCATTTAGATTACAGTGCACACAAATCATAGACATAACTGTGAAAGAGGAGCATTAAATAAGATTCAAGACTTTCTACTTCAAACCAAAGTGAACATGAAATGGCATTTGCAGCCCATTTTACTTCCAAGTAAAACAGATAACATGAGAAAGTAGTGGGTGAGACTTGATTTTATCTATCATAAATGAATGTGACGGTAAAAAGAGCTTAGTTACGTGAGtgtaaaagttaaaaaagacaacatttcACTACAAACACTTTTAAACAGTGGAGAATTGAAGATTTATCAAGACTTAGATcagtgtttaaaagtttggggtcggtaagatttttaaaaatgtttttaaaagatgtctcttatgctcacaattTACtggatcaaaatagagtaaaaacagtaaaaaatgtgaaatatttttacaatttaaaataactgttttctatgtgaatatattaatttatttctgtgatcaaagctgaattttcagcatcattcctccagtcttcagtgtcacatgatccttcagaaatcattgtaatatgatgatttgctgctcaagaaacatttctgattattatcaaatCATTTGTGcttcatatttctgtggaaaccgtgTTACGTTTtacttttcaggattctttgatggatcaaaagaacaacatttatttgaaataaaaacaccttttgtaacattataaatgtctttactgtcacttccgaccaatttaatgtgtccttgatgaataaaagtgttcatttctttagaaaaaaatcatattgtaATGGTATTGTATAATTTTGACCTTGTAGATGTTAAAATGTGCAGAAATAAATCCCATGTACTGACACTGAAGAGAGTATCCATCCCATAGTTATTGTTAGGCTTTGCTGCATAAAATGACTCATTAAAGACCCCctgaagtcaataattttatcccgtAAAACTCATCtatgatcaccaaaatgacatatttaaatgttttttcctgttaaaaaaaactttattccttaaaatagcttgaatgtaactctacacttCATTTAACATACGTGGATCAataaatatgctaattagccccgcctccattcgctcacgccagctcagagatccactcggtcaacttactgaggtaaacgctgcacaatggtatcactCTTTACAACATTGGACACataattgtaattaatatgattagcctcttgcttgactatgttatcaaacagctaataatgtgttgctaatgttacacaaaccatgttcccgttcttcatctcagagtcagacagctgccttctaacaatcagtatccttacaaacgctttgaacaactcagaacgtcagtggagaaagacatatagttcatcataacatcataacacacccgctatattgctaaatctacacgatttttcatatcaacagaaaaatataccgggataacctttgttcactgcagttttaaggagaaaatactcagcaatgatGTTGACATATAAATTTGCACATGGATTGCAAAACACCACagagacatataaacaacattttcaccacagggggactttataGCCCAGGTGACATTAAGTGAAAAAGTCATTTCAGAagcattttgattaaagattacaaagaAAAACATGCATACCATAAACTGATGATAAAAATCAGAAATGTGTATTAAGaaagcaaattttgattttatcttGGCTTCATGATTTTGGTGAATTcatggcatttttaaaattatcagACCATCTGTATGACTTAGTATCAGATTTTATGGTTGGCGCTGAATAACTCTACCCAAGGTTGAAGTACTCAGATGACTAAGCATATCATATTTTGCAGTACGGCtgcaaattttacattttatattaagatGTCTTGACTGTGAGTGTGCAGACTAATGTTTCTGGTGAGTAGCGCCAGAGCTCTTTCCTGAATGAGAGGCAATTGTTTGAAATATGATTTGCCTTGAAACGGAGATGGGAGGAACGGATAAATGCAGGAACCATTTGGACGATCCATCCCAGGAGAGAGGTAATCCCCATCCCACATGTCCGTGTGTTAGCGCACATCTATCCTGCTGCCATGAATAATTGAACGTGAACTACAGGGCTGTAACATTTCATATTCATCCCTTTACAAGCAATTAAATGCCTTAAAACATCCTTTGTTTTTCATTGGGAAAAAAGAAGATAATAATAGAGAAAGCAAATGTTGTAATATGATGTTGGGGTGTTGGCTGTGGTTGTCAGAATGTTAATAATGCACTTGCtaaagtgattttatttttcacttgTCACTATATGGGATTTATTTCCACCCATTTTAACATCCAAAAGGTGAAAATTATAGGTCataatttaatgcaaaaaaaaatgtttacacagtatttttgtcttgttttccagtacacatatctaaacattcttaaatcaggatacatttacttgagatgcaaaataacaaaatattaatattgttttctgaaaattaacataaaaattaaGTGATGccaaaaattagaaaaaaatctgtattttttcttgttttaattattttttgatagtttaattttgatacatttctCAGAAAACCTCTTGTGTACTTgtactgaaaaacaagacaaaaacactaaGTATGAAAATCATGGGTTTTTTTTATCTACggaagaggattagggccaagcaataataaaaaaaataaaaccatctcaagattaaagtcattataattCGAGATTAAAATCGTTAAATTTCGAGAAAAGAAGTCAAAAtacaatgttgagaataaaatcattaaattttgagaataaacttatgtttcgagaaaaaactcgtttaattttgagaaaaaagtcattatgtttcgagaaaaaacttgtttaattttgagaaaaaaagtctaaataaaatgttgagaataaactcattaaattttgagaataaagacGTTATGTTTCGAGAAAAGAAGTCGAAAtacaatgttgagaataaaatcattaaattttgagaataaagttatGTTTCGAGAAAAAACTCGTTAAATTTCTAGAAAAAAgtcgaaataaaatgttgagaataaaatcaTCACATTTCGAGAATAAAGTTatgtttcaagaaaaaaatagttaaacttcgagaaaaaagtctaaataaaatgttgagaataaacattaaattttgagaatgaAGTCGTGATgtttcgagaaaaaagtcattaaatttcaagaaaaaggtttaatgtttattctcgacattttatttcaacttttttaacCAAATTTATTGAGTTTTTTCTCTAAATGcaacaactttattttaaaatttaatgagttcattctcaacattttatttcaactttttttctcaaaatttaatgatttttttctcgaaacataatgactttattctcaaaatttaatgattttattctcaacattgtatttcgactttttttttgtatttcgagtttaatctcactttataatgacttaaatctcaagatgatttttttttattttttagtcctCTTGAGTCTTTATCTTACttgaagaatgtttagatactttagtggaaaacaagacaaaaatacacatgcaaaataaaattttaagtattattttctgaaaaataatcaaaattaagtgaagCTTATgctaaaaatgagaaaaatatctgccaatgggtaagaaaaaattaactttcagttaaaagtaaacttttaaacttgttttcatttttgtttttcttgttcgtgtttaatttagatttaatttaatgtcTTGTTTTCTTGTACTGAAAAAGAAGACAAAATTACCAAGtaagaaaatcatgttttgcagtgaattataatagtttattaaaatttatcttactttaagaatgtttagatatttttagtgCAAAAGACTAAAATACAGAGTAAGAAATTCActttttagctttttacttttaTGCAGATGAGAAGAAGTAGAAGAGAATGTGTTAAACTTCATATTCTCAGGTTTACTCACGACTCCCAGTCTGTTGTTGGACAGGTTTAGGCTCTTGAGGGTCCAGTTCTCCACCAAGGCCTGAGAAAGCGCCACAGCCGTGGGCTCTGTCATGTTATTTCCCCCCAGGTGAAGGTTCACCAAGGTCTTGTTCTTCATCAAAGCCTGAGCCAGAGCTTGACCCCCTTCATCCCCAATACGGTTGAGCCTCAGGTTGAGGGACGTCAGGGTGGCGTTTCTGGCCAGAGCATGAGCCAGTGCCTGAGCTCCTGAACCTCTTATCTGGTTGTTGCAGATGACCAGCCTCTTCAGCTGACTGCGGTTCAGAAGTTTCCCGATGGCTCGGGCTCCACGGTCGCTGATGTGATTATGTGAAAAGTCCAGCTCCTGCAGGGACGGGTGATCCAGCAATTGACTCACGAGCATGCAACACTTCTCATCGTCCACCTTACTGTGATGGATCCTGAAGACCTGGTGTGAAAAGTTGGAATTTTAACAACCAAATGTCAACACAGATGCTCTGAAGAATGCCAGGGGCTCTCAAGCAGGACAAGAAAGCACCATAAAATGAGTCCATATGACGTGAGTGCTATATCTTCTGGAGCCATATCATAATTTTGTATGAAGACCAGGCTTAAATTTAAGATGTATAGACTACTTTTATGACGTTTTCTTGTGCTTCTTGGAGCTTTACAATCTCTGGTCaatatttcttttctttgtacaaagaaaatagtgtgaacattctgctaaacatctccttttgtgtttcacagaaaaacGGAAGATCATACAAgacttagggccagatttactaacagcttgcgccagcgcagaccctcttttggcgttaaaaaactactgtcaggatttactaaagactaGCGATGAGAAATTAGCGTTGAAAAGGTTATTTTTGCGGCTGATCTTATTATTGCATATGTATTTGTAGGAGTTTTCCTTTTCAGActcaaaatttatgggaggagagtatttaaatgaattacgcaacatgatttactaaggtttgcgctagtcaatttactggtatttgcaccattaattaccgcccaaaaaagcacatcttaAATCAgacgctaatttgcgctgctcttggtgGATTGCGTTGGtaattatggaaatgatccggctGTGTCTGTGTTCTTCAGTTTGCGCGTCGTCAGTAGATCACGCACaaaactttccactcccatctgcGCTTTTATGGGATTGCACTCTCAAGCTAATTTGCCGTTTAGTAAATATAGCCCTATATTTTGTATAgcctttaaaatatttctgaaaactgaaaatactaAATACTACAACTACTAATGATAACAATAACTGATAACCTGTAAAGTCTTGCAGGAATTGAGGGCTTTTGCCAGGGATTCGCAGTCTCTGAAGGTGAACTCGAACAAATTCCACTCAAAGTTCATGCCGCATCCTTTCACTCCATACACCACGCTGAGCTCTTCCAGGTTCGGCAGTTTGTCGAGCAGCATGCGGAAATCAAAGTGATCCATGGAGGGTCCTTCACTGCCCATATCGCTGGCACAATCCGAACCGTCGTCCTCGTCAAACCTGGGCGGCTCTTTGATGGGTGGCAGAAGCTGAGAGACATTAAGACGCTTTACGTAGTTTTGACACAGTGGCACCAGATCCAGGACTGTCTTGGTGTCGGTTGCATCTGGGATGAAGAGTTCAATGATGCTCTCTAGGTGACGCTCGAAGAACATGCGTTTCCAGCTGTTGTCGTATGTGGAGACGTCGCAGACACGCCAACGACCTTCACAGCAACGCTTCCAATAGCTCTCATCACTGATGAGGTTTGCGGTGACGGTCAAGGGAAGAGACGCTGGCAGTCGCTGGAGGACATATGCTTTATAGTTGGGCATGAGTTCATCCAAAATGGGGTTCTCTGCAAAATATTAATGCACAGTACAGAATTACGTACAAATTGAGAACATCCTTTCATTAATAACATCTACAAACAATTACAATATGCTCTCAtgaaaaaggtacaaaagctgtcactggggcagtaccctttcaaaaaaggaggagcgacgacagtgaaggacgagagagaaggaaagtggtagttgcttaggctgtcaatggagggacagaaagctctcagatttcattaaaaagatcttcatttgtgttccaaagctaaacaaaagtcttatgggtttggaacggcatgaggatgagtaattaatgacagaattttaattttgagggGAAGGTATCCAAAGCACATCAACTGGTCATGGGGGTTCCTCAGGGTTCAGTACTTGGGCCTCTCCTCTTCTGGGTGGCACCTGGTTTGTCGTATCATttctatgctgatgacacacaccTCTACTTTTCATTTCAATCAGATGATCCAACGGTACCTGTATGGATCCCAGACAGCTGGGCGGACATCTTGGCATGGATGAAAGAACATCACCTACAGCTCAACCTAGCAAAGTCAGAGCTTCTCGTCTTCCCTGCCACTCCGTCTATACTGCACGACTTCACCATCCAGCTAGGTTCATCAAAAATAATCACATCAAGTTCAGCCAGAAATCTTGAGGTAATCTTTGATGACCAGCTGACCTTCAAAGACCACATTGCAAGGACTTCTTATCCAGGCCCTTGCCATTTCTAGGCTGGACTATTGCAAtgctcttctggctggactTCCATCATGTGCAATTGCAACGGAGTTACACTagcagtaagagctgtgcgacTAAACGGTCTTTAGTGTCTAGTGCAGCCGCCTCCCATGCTGGAGACGGCGGTTCAAATCCCACTCAGAGCATTGCAAGTAGAACATGAgtggttacatttggtgccgtgacccggactCGCAGGGGCGAGCAGAACCAGTTACACAATCAAACCAAATGATTCAGAATCGCAGTACAACTGGTCTTCAATGAGCCCAAGAGAGCCCACGTCACACCTCTGTTTATCTCTCTGCATTGACTACCAGTTATGGCTCACATCAAATTTAAGACATTGATGCTTGCATATAGAACAGCCACAGGCTCTGCACTCGCTCTTACGGATCTACATCCCATCCAGAAACCTGAGGGCAGTAAATGAGTGACGCCTCGTGGTACCATCACTGAGAGGCATGAAATCAGAACGTTTTCGttcactgttccttgctggtgTTTTGTTTAATGTCATCATAATAATGTCATTAAGATGACAGATGGCACTGCACAGACTGTAATGTAATGATGCATTTAAGTTCATTCACATCacacaataaattaataaagggTGCATACTAATGCCTTAAGGGTGCATATGAGTACCTAAATGGAAAATACTCCTAACTTTTGAAAGGAGTGACAACTCAAaagtcaacttttttttgtgaGGGTGAATATGAAGCTTATTGTTATGTTGGTTATATGAATGAATACACTAAATGATAGACTACATTTGTATTGTTTACCTTCAAAGTGATTTATAATATGCTGTAGGCAGAGTGTTGTTAGAAAAGGAACCAGCGCCAGCGACCAATCAGGATCCTCCGCGATGATGCTGCGCATTTTCTGCCCGTCAGCGGCGGCGTTCACCGGCCTCGCCGGAGGATACACGCTCCTGAGTCTCCGTGAAGACTGACTCTGAGACATACCGCTAAAAATGCCAGAAAACAATTCCTTTGAGAATCAGTAACATTAAATATATCTCACTATTGCTGGAGAGGTCAACAACTTTTATTGATGAACGTATTTTGTGTATTTACTTAGCGAGTTCTCCCGTTAAAAGAGTCGTTTTCAACATactaaaagttttaaataacgAATTTAAGCAGAATATACATTAAATCCATTCAATAAATAGTTAGATCACTTCAAAATGTTGACTCACTTTCAGTTCCTCTGTATCGTTTGATGTTACCATGGTAGCAGAGACGTGCCTCGCGCCCTTTCATACGTCACTCGCCACTGACGATCACGCGCCT
Coding sequences:
- the tcte1 gene encoding dynein regulatory complex subunit 5; its protein translation is MSQSQSSRRLRSVYPPARPVNAAADGQKMRSIIAEDPDWSLALVPFLTTLCLQHIINHFEENPILDELMPNYKAYVLQRLPASLPLTVTANLISDESYWKRCCEGRWRVCDVSTYDNSWKRMFFERHLESIIELFIPDATDTKTVLDLVPLCQNYVKRLNVSQLLPPIKEPPRFDEDDGSDCASDMGSEGPSMDHFDFRMLLDKLPNLEELSVVYGVKGCGMNFEWNLFEFTFRDCESLAKALNSCKTLQVFRIHHSKVDDEKCCMLVSQLLDHPSLQELDFSHNHISDRGARAIGKLLNRSQLKRLVICNNQIRGSGAQALAHALARNATLTSLNLRLNRIGDEGGQALAQALMKNKTLVNLHLGGNNMTEPTAVALSQALVENWTLKSLNLSNNRLGVDGGKLLEEGMSHNSSLVECDIRLTHVGQDSEYCIAQALRANQIQAAHKNQTQL